The following are encoded in a window of Vespa crabro chromosome 2, iyVesCrab1.2, whole genome shotgun sequence genomic DNA:
- the LOC124422352 gene encoding titin-like: protein MIAASRKNLLRRISTTVLDRGRKISVDMPALSTSSYKPGIILCLVIFLVPQSTHSAPVYDQDTTQVAEYDGGATGCYYNFQHYQESDRIITNEPCLNCTCHNRMLMCYLRVCPFSKAIGQDCTVEKRPDQCCPVITCPEVPVQLLTSTTNAPATSDSTEIGFRDNYGCKIDDRFYPDGAQLPLDPQNPCELCYCIKNRTTCVIQECTLRVAGCKPAYQPGVCCPVKYNCEYDEELETTVGPISGLIMTTTIAPGATPQCYYEGKFYEDGELIYSTQPCQHCYCFRGDIACAVQDCGTPMKTHGENCTALPPPEGECCPTTYHCEDNGHSESITIPEGIEQTSEINQVQPIVTIPEKVEGPEEQEFEITSEAFPGADNAIPHDHKIKAEQTEESIKAVESTEKSAETTEEKEVTESETMYGSGEVNLPEEHDIELTPVNIPNTEIKPTEETQTIQNTEVPILIKETEKPISIEQTETPVPTEKITPIYTEKSEIPLVAENTEEPITIKETKTHVSEEETEIPITLEKSEDSSTKPSEGVQEANEISITENVPTVSSSLEGLETETETAKKDQKIEQPESTEENITLEEHQTQAITIEGAMKTEELTEPLIREQDHTESTYELVPSEETTNPQEPGEESGKSTEVIVSTEGVSEKTTETISQYENTTKLFENEEQSSLETKESEIPQEITEKATTLNPEKSPIAEITESEKPVEISESGKVEPIEITTSLLGVQETEQQYPPAEQKPKSPEPELELKEKLPPLAPKRDDFGSPEVDINQHPFVKEPHETEVDEQIFENIPGYKTEDKESIPEIHIIESNVDIKKPEMHAPESLVTETPEKALTSETASSTITKHEENEIETETKVEKPIEETIPDQKETSTTEITPTALDTKASHTPEFHVSTEAQTVQEELEHTEKSLIPEDYVTGTIGPEIHLTEKITTVEELPTKGLTLGEFGETSSEEVSSETSNGNEEIMPGKEQFNEKEGETEEKLQKPSSEEISTESSISEQESTSIPTSEKSVEEGVDTISETSPTEKQPEIPQSEIQPTETSTEEEEEVTIKETEQKESMETPKVSPPSETEQKEFMETSEVSKPSVTHTVNEVDVSETKAPEELEIVKVTESTAVSEEATIVSEIVSEESTTKQTEEISTKEHILETSEITENIISEEVSEQSVIPNNKSTESIEIAEAYTSVPSVIEEEPVVEEKSTETPSLIEKEHTPTLISKEKSIEESEEEKKSEIIPTKEELTEKTPTTETQTTEKFTVKEELEEEKETESSITGKYTTETSTIEVKGTEQSTEKISEDEEQKIQKPSFEEEKSTESTVGEGKEPIDSLEKKVPEIITEEKTTKISIPEQPETSTIISEGENDVFEDNIREQSTEQAAVSETFSGQPIVSESTTELFNGTIPPVIESKVPIEPHIEEKKQPETETSVIKESSTETPIQREESTSMESISEKLIPEEQEGVVSTTKIIDEINGSTSQPEESSKESTEAAIPVESSMTTKEQDIEEHTEGVSEEKSDEEKNHELTSSVGISTEETSSEVPIIKETTEIPEAEEKLHKTTLEIDEEKTTTKSIETHEEQSTYKGEISGVELTSPSLIITGIPSERPIEYSTEQQLADITEIVPTNEITESAESKPTSSDIPGEGNCLVDGQSYNNNSAIPPANPCQLSCQCISSIIQCELMLCPPPPTHLSNCMPVHTSGSSCCPIYTCDSTPTIELEADNHMIEHHTPKYEESEKPEHITSIPKVTEMPSAFSDHIGEGEGQEHVSSYPHTLETVSEHGSEIGKEEEAVEERITINPIESVSEESTITQEHKNLQEVSSKETFSIPLNEQSTESTLSITTQKTVEITEQEKEIVKFLPSTEESIVEQTTEKVTSVPVAVETETTVLMGESEKIPEGGTEEGVSNEATEQTMSEASISTTAETMSEASISTTAETMSEASISTTAETISEASISTVSEISNEVTEEQSKESEAFGGIQEVIVSTEHGITSTEEEITQSAETEGQTKIEIETTKEKEQPDKLIEVTSERPTEHYTEQEFTDITKLVTTSEVSSQAPEEAKPTPVEHQTAEPESETTNINVSESNTEISTKIDLLITEDQTDISKATTTIKSESVSSYEEITTPTIESNQSTKIQESEILDEEKDKTIEQTTKSVEKSTEISTQQPTDQTDIPMVTEKQSVVHIEETPITVTSKDTESSISTKTESTEPTVIVENETPLSSVEEHTEPTISVETQTSTLVSIEEHDESEEIPQKSESAEKQKEEKPVEVTTTEKEISEPIEVEVTEHSIPSADSTTPTIEKHVTTTIEEQTMKFEETSTKEPIQEYTTLSISPIYEETIVTSTPSNEKTSESIPMEEEQTKDKTLENIEGETVGPNAIIEEQTISSNVPIIHAEEEHQPEEITQKPFKEEATTSTSITEIQPTLAVNEKTQQHLGEEISFNIESTSTEKSESVAAEVTEQTTQIEEQKPKKEEQVGKEQPIETSEVSEVTETLVTFKEKPVESSIPEEKPTESLTLEEKPTESPTLEEKPTESLTLEEKPTESPTLEEKPTESPTLEEKSTESPTLEGKPTESSILEEKPTESPTLEEKPTESPILEEKPVESSTLEEEPIESSTPEEKQSDIYITSESSAASESSTPSESFTPSESSTFSESTTSKEKLIESSTSEGQLLESTSQENPIESLTPEEKPIEPLMPVEDHTETEQKTETPISKGETLKPSTYEGEIEKTSEQAPLEETQTTVEESVSKIPVIISSTETVQTELIEEQKEGETEEHSVTPIEEEKSETPESTESILIKEQEPTEGTTITDHLVSEEKATTVSTIREEEVQSTEAPAPTKEAPTKGEVEFPLAETEASSEMTIKEQSTTEPISEESITKSEEAEKGKEEITESTLLKEKPVPTSLSSITEEPEEKMTSGPIVPEEQDLEILSVKPEKEQETTESSTEGFITKLRPIPTELSITETSEKISGSDHEEGQEEVQSHIGITQPESSSQIPQTDKSEGQLTVGLDEEHLQPVNHTIETSEPILEEHHVTSSVTPQTGVEYPEQTVSGEDNPHFPMHGGSYLNPDEDYDEDDQAIYGPGTCRYGGKVYMSAQQIPRDDPCDFCFCFRSDIICLQQSCPPPIPGCHEEPISGFCCPRYECPVSMATSLNITTTTTTTTTTLPPHFLTHAYKGAAKRSGCQIRGQAYHVGEVITSASGPCLHCTCGGDGNMKCDPRVCSPEPMLRQMIAAATARRRR, encoded by the exons AGGACGGAAGATAAGTGTCGACATGCCGGCGTTGAGCACCAGCTCCTATAAACCTGGAATAATTCTTTGCTTGGTGATCTTCTTGGTCCCACAATCCACGCATTCTG CTCCAGTATACGACCAAGATACCACACAAGTCGCAGAGTACGATGGAG GTGCAACAGGCTGTTACTACAACTTTCAACATTACCAGGAAAGTGACAGAATTATAACGAACGAGCCATGTCTGAACTGTACGTGTCATAATCGAATGTTGATGTGCTACTTGAGAGTTTGTCCTTTCTCGAAGGCTATTGGACAAGACTGTACGGTCGAGAAAAGACCCGATCAATGTTGTCCCGTGATCACTTGTCCGGAAGTACCAGTTCAATTGCTTACATCTACTACCAATGCTCCAGCAACATCTGACTCGACGGAAATTGGCTTCCGTGATAATTATGgatgtaaaatagatgatcGGTTTTATCCCGACGGTGCCCAATTACCACTCGATCCTCAGAATCCTTGCGAGCTTTGCTACTGTATCAAGAATAGAACCACTTGCGTGATACAGGAGTGCACGCTACGTGTGGCAGGATGCAAACCTGCCTACCAACCGGGTGTATGTTGTCCGGTCAAGTACAACTGTG AATATGACGAAGAACTTGAAACTACGGTTGGACCTATATCTGGCCTCATCATGACCACTACGATTGCTCCCGGTGCAACGCCACAATGTTATTATGAAGGTAAATTTTACGAGGACGGTGAATTGATTTATTCAACACAACCTTGCCAACACTGCTACTGCTTCCGTGGCGATATCGCTTGCGCCGTTCAAGACTGTGGTACACCTATGAAGACGCATGGAGAAAACTGCACTGCTCTACCACCGCCTGAAGGAGAATGTTGTCCGACCACGTATCACTGCG AGGACAATGGTCATAGTGAAAGTATAACTATACCAGAAGGAATAGAGCAAACCTCTGAAATTAATCAAGTACAACCAATAGTAACCATTCCGGAAAAAGTTGAAGGACCAGAAGAACAAGAATTTGAGATTACAAGCGAAGCATTCCCTGGTGCTGACAACGCGATTCCGCACGACCACAAAATTAAAGCAGAACAAACTGAAGAATCTATTAAAGCTGTGGAATCTACTGAAAAGTCTGCAGAGacaacagaagaaaaagaggtaaCTGAATCTGAAACAATGTATGGTTCAGGAGAAGTAAATCTTCCCGAAGAACACGATATAGAACTGACTCCTGTAAATATACCTAATACGGAAATTAAGCCAACTGAGGAAACTCAAACGATCCAAAATACAGAAGTCCCTATCTTGATAAAGGAAACTGAGAAACCTATTTCAATCGAGCAAACTGAGACACCCGTTCCAACAGAAAAGATAACACCTATCTATACGGAAAAATCAGAAATACCTCTCGTTGCAGAAAATACCGAAGAGCCTATTACCATAAAAGAAACTAAAACACATGTTTCTGAAGAAGAAACTGAAATCCCAATCACACTAGAAAAATCTGAAGATTCGTCCACTAAACCATCCGAAGGTGTACAAGAAGCAAATGAAATTTCGATAACCGAGAATGTCCCAACAGTTTCTTCGTCTTTAGAAGGACTAGAAACTGAAACAGAAACTgcaaaaaaagatcaaaaaattGAACAGCCCGAAAGTACCGAAGAAAATATCACTTTAGAAGAACATCAAACACAAGCAATAACAATTGAAGGTGCAATGAAAACAGAAGAATTAACTGAACCTTTGATTAGAGAACAAGATCATACTGAGAGTACATATGAATTAGTACCATCGGAAGAAACAACAAATCCCCAGGAACCAGGTGAAGAATCTGGAAAGTCAACTGAAGTAATAGTATCTACTGAAGGAGTATCAGAAAAAACTACAGAAACAATTAGTCAATATGAAAATAcaacaaaattatttgaaaacgaAGAACAATCAAGTcttgaaacaaaagaaagtgAGATTCCGCAGGAAATCACAGAAAAAGCTACTACGTTAAACCCAGAAAAATCTCCAATAGCAGAAATAACCGAGTCCGAAAAACCTGTTGAGATTAGTGAATCGGGAAAAGTTGAGCCCATCGAAATTACTACCAGTTTACTAGGAGTTCAAGAAACTGAACAACAATATCCACCTGCAGAGCAGAAACCTAAAAGTCCAGAGCCTGAATTAGAGTTAAAAGAAAAGCTCCCACCTCTTGCTCCTAAAAGAGATGACTTTGGCTCGCCTGAAGTAGATATTAATCAACACCCATTCGTCAAAGAACCGCATGAAACAGAAGTAGACGaacaaatttttgaaaatataccaGGATACAAAACAGAAGATAAAGAATCAATTCCGGAAATACATATAATCGAAAGTAatgttgatattaaaaaaccAGAAATGCACGCTCCTGAAAGTCTTGTAACTGAAACTCCAGAGAAAGCTCTTACGTCTGAGACAGCTTCTAGTACAATTACTAAAcatgaagaaaatgaaatagaaactGAAACAAAAGTGGAGAAACCTATTGAAGAAACGATACCAGATCAAAAAGAAACATCTACTACCGAAATTACTCCTACTGCTTTGGACACAAAAGCTAGTCATACTCCTGAATTTCACGTTTCTACAGAAGCACAAACTGTACAAGAAGAACTTGAACATACTGAAAAATCACTTATACCTGAAGATTATGTCACAGGAACAATAGGTCCTGAAATTCATTTGACAGAAAAAATAACTACTGTTGAAGAATTACCAACAAAAGGTCTTACTTTAGGAGAATTTGGAGAAACTTCGTCGGAAGAAGTGAGTTCTGAAACGTCTAATGGCAATGAAGAAATAATGCCAGGAAAAGAACAATTTAACGAGAAAGAAGGTGAAACCGAAGAGAAATTACAAAAACCATCTTCTGAAGAAATCTCGACTGAAAGTTCTATTTCTGAACAAGAATCAACAAGTATACCTACCAGTGAAAAATCAGTTGAAGAAGGTGTAGATACAATTAGTGAAACTTCACCTACTGAAAAACAACCAGAAATTCCACAATCCGAGATACAACCAACAGAAACTAgtacagaagaagaagaagaagttactATTAAAGAAACTGAACAGAAAGAATCTATGGAAACACCAAAAGTAAGTCCACCAAGTGAAACTGAACAGAAAGAATTTATGGAAACGTCAGAAGTTAGTAAACCAAGCGTAACGCATACTGTAAACGAAGTTGATGTATCAGAAACAAAAGCTCCAGAAGAACTAGAGATCGTGAAAGTAACTGAATCAACAGCTGTAAGTGAAGAAGCAACTATTGTTTCAGAAATTGTGAGTGAGGAAAGTACAACAAAACAAACGGAAGAAATCTCGACGAAAGAACATATTCTTGAAACATCtgaaattaccgaaaatatcaTTTCGGAGGAAGTGTCAGAGCAATCGGTTATTCCAAACAATAAATCAACAGAAAGCATTGAAATAGCGGAAGCATATACATCGGTACCTTCTGTAATCGAAGAAGAGCCTGTcgtagaagaaaaatcaacAGAAACGCCCtcattaatagaaaaagagcaTACACCAACACtaatttctaaagaaaaatcgattgaagaatctgaagaagagaagaaatctGAAATTATACCCACAAAAGAAGAACTTACAGAAAAAACACCAACAACCGAAACACAAACGACCGAGAAGTTTACTGTTAAAGAAGAAttggaggaagaaaaagagactgAATCTTCTATTACTGGCAAATATACAACAGAAACTTCAACTATAGAAGTTAAAGGTACAGAGCAGTCTACCGAAAAGATAAGCGAAGATGAAGAACAGAAAATTCAGAAACCATcctttgaagaagaaaaatctacTGAATCTACTGtcggagaaggaaaagaaccCATAGACAGTTTAGAAAAAAAGGTGCCAGAAATAATTactgaagaaaaaacaactaAAATTTCTATTCCTGAACAACCCGAAACATCTACTATTATCTCGGAAGGTGAAAACGATGTTTTCGAGGATAATATTAGAGAACAATCTACCGAACAAGCTGCAGTAAGTGAAACATTTTCTGGACAACCTATAGTGAGCGAATCGACTACTGAACTTTTTAACGGAACGATACCTCCTGTAATTGAATCGAAAGTCCCAATAGAACCtcatattgaagaaaaaaagcaaccAGAAACTGAAACTTCAGTGATAAAAGAATCATCTACTGAAACTCCAATACAGCGAGAAGAATCTACCTCCATGGAATCAATCTCTGAAAAACTAATCCCTGAAGAACAAGAAGGAGTTGTAAGTACTACTAAAATAATTGATGAGATCAATGGAAGTACATCGCAACCAGAAGAATCATCTAAAGAATCAACTGAGGCAGCAATTCCTGTTGAATCATCAATGACAACAAAAGAACAAGACATTGAGGAGCACACTGAAGGTGTTTCTGAAGAAAAATCAGACGAAGAGAAGAATCACGAATTAACGAGTTCTGTTGGAATATCGACGGAAGAAACTTCGTCGGAAGTAccaattataaaagaaacgacAGAAATACCCGAGGCGGAAGAAAAACTTCACAAAACAACACTAGAAATTGACGAAGAGAAAACAACCACGAAATCTATCGAGACACACGAGGAACAATCAACTTATAAAGGAGAAATATCGGGAGTAGAACTAACATCTCcatcattgataataactgGAATACCATCCGAAAGACCGATTGAATACTCAACTGAACAACAGCTTGCAGATATTACAGAAATAGTACCAACAAATGAAATAACTGAATCAGCAGAATCCAAACCTACATCTTCAGATATACCAGGTGAAGGTAATTGTCTTGTTGATGGAcaatcttataataataactcgGCTATACCTCCAGCGAATCCTTGTCAATTGAGTTGTCAATGCATTAGCAGTATCATTCAATGTGAACTTATGCTTTGTCCACCACCTCCAACTCATTTATCTAATTGTATGCCAGTACATACAAGTGGATCTTCATGTTGCCCAATATACACATGTGACTCCACTCCTACAATTGAATTAGAAGCAGATAATCATATGATTGAACACCACACTCCGAAATATGAAGAAAGTGAAAAGCCAGAACATATAACGTCTATTCCCAAAGTTACAGAAATGCCATCAGCATTTAGCGATCATATAGGTGAAGGAGAAGGTCAAGAGCATGTATCATCTTATCCACACACTTTAGAAACTGTATCAGAACATGGAAgtgaaataggaaaagaagaagaagcagtaGAAGAACGAATAACCATTAATCCAATAGAATCTGTTAGTGAAGAATCCACAATTACTCAAGaacataaaaatttacaagaaGTTTCATCAAAAGAGACTTTTAGCATACCTTTGAATGAGCAATCTACAGAATCTACATTATCGATTACTACACAAAAGACTGTAGAAATTAccgaacaagaaaaagagatagtcAAATTTTTACCTTCTACCGAGGAATCAATCGTAGAACAAACTACTGAAAAAGTAACATCAGTTCCTGTAGCTGTAGAAACGGAAACTACTGTTTTAATGGGAGAATCTGAAAAGATACCTGAAGGAGGTACCGAAGAGGGGGTATCAAACGAAGCGACTGAACAAACGATGAGCGAAGCTTCTATATCTACGACAGCAGAAACGATGAGCGAAGCTTCTATATCTACGACAGCAGAAACGATGAGTGAAGCTTCTATATCTACGACAGCAGAAACGATAAGCGAAGCTTCTATATCTACTGTCTCTGAAATATCTAATGAAGTAACAGAAGAACAATCTAAAGAATCTGAAGCATTTGGAGGTATTCAAGAAGTAATTGTATCTACTGAACATGGCATTACTTCTACTGAAGAAGAAATAACACAAAGTGCAGAAACTGAAGgacaaacaaaaatagaaatagaaacgaccaaagagaaagaacagcCTGACAAACTAATTGAAGTAACATCTGAACGGCCAACTGAACATTACACCGAACAAGAGTTTACAGATATTACTAAATTAGTAACAACAAGTGAAGTAAGTTCTCAAGCACCTGAAGAAGCGAAACCTACGCCAGTTGAACACCAGACTGCGGAACCTGAAAGTGAAActacaaatataaatgtatcagAATCTAATACAGAAATTTCTACTAAAATTGACTTACTCATTACAGAGGACCAAACCGATATTTCTAAAGCAACTACTACCATTAAAAGTGAATCTGTATCTAGTTACGAAGAAATAACTACACCTACTATTGAAAGCAATCAATCTACAAAAATTCAAGAGAGTGAAATtttagacgaagaaaaagacaaaacgaTTGAACAAACTACAAAATCTGTTGAAAAGTCTACGGAAATATCGACACAACAACCTACAGATCAAACAGACATTCCTATGGTAACCGAAAAACAATCAGTTGTACACATAGAAGAGACACCGATAACAGTAACATCAAAAGACACAGAAAGCAGCATCTCGACAAAGACAGAATCTACAGAACCTACCGTTATTGTAGAAAATGAAACTCCTTTATCCTCTGTAGAGGAACATACAGAACCAACAATTTCAGTAGAAACTCAAACATCAACGTTAGTTTCAATCGAAGAACATGATGAAAGTGAAGAAATACCCCAAAAATCTGAATCAgcagaaaaacagaaagaagagaaaccgGTAGAAGTTACAACAACGGAAAAGGAAATTTCTGAACCTATTGAAGTTGAAGTTACAGAACATAGTATACCTTCGGCAGATTCTACTACACCTACCATAGAAAAGCAtgtaacaacgacaatagaaGAACAGACTATGAAATTTGAGGAAACATCAACTAAGGAACCGATCCAAGAATACACAACTCTATCAATTTCTCCGATATATGAGGAAACAATTGTAACCTCAACACCGTCTAACGAGAAAACTTCTGAAAGTATTCCAATGgaagaagaacaaacaaaagataaaactcTTGAAAATATCGAAGGAGAAACAGTAGGTCCAAACGCCATTATAGAAGAACAGACTATTTCATCAAATGTACCAATAATTCATGCTGAAGAGGAGCATCAACCTGAAGAAATTACTCAGAAACCTTTCAAAGAAGAGGCAACAACCTCTACAAGTATTACCGAAATACAACCTACCTTAGCCGTAAACGAAAAAACGCAACAGCATCTAGGtgaagaaatttctttcaacATTGAAAGTACTTCTACAGAAAAATCGGAATCAGTAGCAGCTGAAGTCACGGAACAGACTACGCAAATTGAAGAACAAAAAccgaaaaaggaagaacaagTAGGTAAAGAACAGCCAATTGAAACTTCAGAAGTTAGTGAAGTGACTGAAACTTTAGTAACTTTCAAAGAAAAGCCAGTTGAATCCTCTATACCAGAAGAAAAACCAACTGAATCTCTAACATTAGAAGAAAAACCAACTGAATCTCCAACATTAGAAGAAAAACCAACTGAATCTCTAACATTAGAAGAAAAACCAACTGAATCTCCAACATTAGAAGAAAAACCAACTGAATCTCCAAcattagaagaaaaatcaacTGAATCTCCAACATTAGAAGGAAAACCAACTGAGTCTTcaatattagaagaaaaacCAACTGAATCTCCAACATTAGAAGAAAAACCAACTGAGTCTCcaatattagaagaaaaacCAGTTGAATCTTCTACATTGGAAGAAGAACCAATTGAATCCTCTACACCGGAAGAAAAGCAAAGTGATATTTATATCACCAGTGAATCTTCTGCGGCCAGTGAATCTTCTACGCCAAGTGAATCTTTTACGCCTAGTGAATCTTCTACGTTCAGTGAATCTACTACGTCCAAAGAAAAACTAATCGAATCATCTACATCAGAAGGACAACTGCTTGAATCAACGTCACAAGAAAACCCGATTGAATCATTAACACCAGAAGAAAAACCAATCGAGCCATTAATGCCAGTAGAAGATCACACTGAAACCGAACAGAAAACAGAAACACCAATTAGTAAAGGAGAAACCTTGAAACCGTCTACATATGAAggtgaaatagaaaagacatCGGAACAAGCTCCATTGGAAGAAACGCAAACCACTGTAGAAGAAAGTGTTTCTAAAATACCTGTAATAATTAGTTCTACCGAAACGGTTCAGACAGAGCTCATTGAAGAGCAAAAAGAGGGTGAAACTGAAGAACATTCTGTAACTccaatcgaagaagaaaaatcggaAACACCAGAAAGTACAGAAAGTATTTTaataaaggaacaagaacCAACAGAAGGAACCACAATAACAGATCATTTAGTATCCGAAGAAAAAGCAACAACAGTTTCAACTATTCGTGAAGAAGAAGTTCAATCTACAGAAGCACCAGCACCTACCAAAGAAGCACCTACCAAAGGTGAAGTAGAATTTCCACTGGCAGAAACAGAAGCATCTAGCGAAATGACAATTAAAGAACAGTCTACAACAGAGCCCATAAGTGAAGAATCAATAACTAAATCAGAAGAAGCAGAAAAGGGCAAGGAAGAAATCACGGAGTCTACTCttctaaaagaaaaacctGTACCAACGAGTCTTAGTTCGATAACAGAAGAACCTGAAGAGAAAATGACATCAGGACCAATTGTACCAGAAGAACAAGATTTAGAAATTTTGTCAGTAAAAccggaaaaagaacaagagacaACGGAATCGTCTACCGAAGGATTCATTACGAAGTTACGACCTATACCGACTGAATTATCGATCACTGAAACTTCTGAAAAAATTTCGGGAAGTGATCACGAAGAAGGTCAAGAAGAAGTACAATCACACATTGGCATTACTCAACCTGAATCTTCTTCGCAAATTCCACAGACAGATAAATCCGAAGGCCAATTAACTGTCGGATTAGATGAGGAACACTTACAGCCAGTCAATCATACCATTGAAACTTCTGAGCCGATTTTGGAAGAACATCATGTGACGAGTAGTGTAACACCCCAAACAGGCGTGGAATATCCCGAACAAACAGTATCCGGCGAAGATAATCCTCACTTCCCCATGCATGGTGGTAGTTACCTAAATCCCGACGAAGATTACGACGAAGACGATCAGGCGATTTATGGGCCTGGCACTTGTAGATACGGTGGAAAGGTTTACATGTCCGCCCAACAAATACCAAGAGACGACCCATGTGATTTCTGCTTTTGCTTTAGAAGCGACATTATCTGTCTTCAGCAAAGTTGTCCACCACCGATACCAGGATGCCATGAGGAACCTATTAGCGGTTTCTGTTGTCCTAGATACGAGTGTCCTGTATCGATGGCTACATCTCTTAATATCACCACAACTACGACCACGACTACTACTACGTTACCTCCACACTTTTTAACGCATGCCTATAAAGGTGCTGCAAAACGAAGTGGATGTCAAATTCGAGGCCAAGCATATCATGTAGGCGAAGTTATTACATCCGCGTCTGGTCCATGTCTTCATTGCAC TTGCGGAGGTGACGGCAATATGAAGTGCGATCCACGAGTATGTTCTCCGGAGCCAATGCTGAGGCAAATGATCGCCGCGGCTACAGCCAGAAGAAGGAGATGA